A genomic window from Maridesulfovibrio sp. includes:
- the pilV gene encoding shufflon system plasmid conjugative transfer pilus tip adhesin PilV, whose translation MRINVKNKQTGMGMVDALGALLIIAMMMPMLGNMMDRGFQYVDEKNVSSHLAAVLDAASGYAKEHYPELINSSTASSATTVTMDQLRAGNYLPAGFQNRNAWGQRYGIYVLEPNAEDLQVIVLTYDGRTSTAKNKRFGTASAPSAAAMVGGSGGYIPTGDLPGQSPTELRGSQGGWVVNLAGTNIPVPSPGHIGGRSFLREGELSQDFLYRVEVPGHPELNEMSTELDMTDHAIENVKEIHFEKHTINDIDASGFCGDPDKEGRVFMDPNIGLYVCRNGEPQVIADSGNSQLFKNATYAVDGQLIPKPTCPPGVNSTPQIFVAPAVMSEGPISKSFVAVQSWATDEGANWRVHLRIKNVNDDWVFPPDGYGQVMVLTTCN comes from the coding sequence ATGAGAATCAACGTTAAAAATAAACAGACCGGTATGGGCATGGTGGATGCGCTGGGCGCACTGCTGATTATCGCAATGATGATGCCCATGCTTGGAAACATGATGGACCGTGGTTTTCAGTATGTGGATGAAAAAAACGTAAGCAGTCATCTTGCAGCAGTGCTTGATGCTGCTTCCGGTTATGCAAAAGAGCATTACCCGGAACTGATCAATTCATCCACAGCCAGCAGTGCAACCACAGTGACCATGGACCAGCTCCGTGCGGGTAATTACCTGCCGGCAGGTTTTCAGAACCGTAACGCCTGGGGCCAACGATATGGAATCTACGTGCTGGAACCAAACGCAGAAGATTTGCAGGTTATTGTTCTAACTTATGACGGACGAACATCCACAGCCAAAAACAAGCGTTTCGGCACAGCTTCCGCGCCCTCTGCCGCTGCCATGGTAGGCGGTTCCGGTGGCTACATTCCTACCGGTGATCTTCCCGGGCAAAGTCCCACTGAGCTGCGCGGATCTCAAGGCGGCTGGGTTGTAAACCTTGCCGGAACAAATATCCCCGTTCCAAGCCCCGGCCATATCGGTGGGCGCTCCTTCCTGCGTGAAGGAGAGTTAAGCCAGGATTTCCTCTACCGGGTAGAGGTTCCCGGACACCCGGAACTGAATGAAATGTCCACTGAACTGGATATGACCGACCACGCCATAGAAAACGTGAAGGAAATCCATTTTGAAAAACACACCATCAATGACATCGACGCAAGCGGCTTTTGCGGTGATCCCGACAAAGAAGGACGTGTCTTCATGGACCCGAACATCGGCCTCTATGTCTGCCGCAATGGAGAGCCTCAGGTAATTGCCGACAGCGGAAATTCACAGCTTTTTAAAAACGCGACCTACGCTGTTGATGGCCAGCTCATTCCTAAACCGACCTGCCCTCCAGGTGTAAATTCTACGCCTCAAATCTTTGTGGCGCCGGCTGTTATGTCTGAAGGGCCTATTTCCAAATCTTTTGTCGCTGTCCAATCATGGGCCACAGACGAAGGAGCGAATTGGCGTGTTCACCTTAGAATCAAAAACGTTAATGACGACTGGGTATTTCCGCCCGACGGATACGGTCAAGTCATGGTCCTCACAACCTGCAATTAA
- a CDS encoding ATPase, T2SS/T4P/T4SS family, with the protein MTNTEIPASLQERVLFLDGKIYISAEVEDDAILMSFLSYAARKGFKENKRLKPEEFQKLRKKHFVRVETNSDIQDLAIEIIADAYNEGASDIHIGDYGPFASIQFRKLGMLQNHRELMGETGRKVITAMYQTMSNSADTTFIAKERQDGRIVSSDYLPAEVHSIRLHTEPLECSMAENGIGTFMALRLLYDRTTATGSLEQRLGTLGYSDRHIRRFQFLTQRSGLSLLSGPTGHGKSTALKHIMESMAEDHPEKNFLAIEDPPEYPLERVKQVRVSTNDQDDNRGAAYRNAIAGAMRSDPDVIMIGEIRYPEAASAALDAAQTGHGVWTTVHANSAFGIIQRMVSLLRAAQYPDPLEYLCDHTVLSGLHHQRLVPVLCPNCKQPIMEITKLDPDNDLRRKHLPQAVLNRLMRAVNKMGDKNVHIRGEGCAECSGMGIIGQTVASEIVTTDHVILRNIRAGNMEAAYKHWRHEQNGQTFVSHAIDLIEQGIIDPYLTELRLGVPLNYAKAFDDFHLSAKDLDELAGSKKVEAPNGAS; encoded by the coding sequence ATGACAAACACTGAAATTCCGGCAAGCCTTCAGGAGAGAGTTCTTTTTCTGGACGGCAAAATCTACATCTCCGCTGAAGTGGAAGATGACGCTATCCTTATGTCCTTTCTAAGCTATGCAGCGCGTAAAGGATTTAAAGAGAATAAACGACTCAAACCTGAAGAATTTCAAAAGCTGCGTAAAAAACACTTCGTAAGAGTCGAAACAAACAGCGACATCCAAGATCTCGCTATTGAGATCATTGCAGACGCATATAATGAAGGAGCGTCTGATATCCATATCGGTGACTACGGTCCCTTTGCTTCCATCCAGTTCCGCAAACTTGGTATGCTGCAAAATCATCGCGAACTCATGGGTGAAACCGGACGCAAGGTCATCACGGCCATGTACCAGACCATGTCCAATAGCGCTGACACAACCTTCATTGCCAAGGAAAGACAGGACGGCAGGATCGTCAGCAGCGATTATCTCCCGGCTGAAGTACATTCCATCCGTCTGCATACTGAACCGCTTGAATGTTCCATGGCCGAGAATGGAATTGGAACATTCATGGCGCTGCGTCTGCTTTACGACCGCACCACAGCAACGGGTAGCCTTGAACAAAGACTTGGGACTCTCGGCTATTCGGATCGGCACATCCGCCGTTTCCAATTCCTTACCCAGCGTTCAGGGCTAAGTCTGCTTTCCGGTCCCACCGGGCATGGTAAATCAACCGCCCTTAAACACATAATGGAAAGCATGGCCGAGGATCACCCGGAAAAGAACTTCCTCGCCATTGAAGATCCGCCGGAATACCCATTGGAACGTGTGAAGCAGGTCAGGGTCAGCACCAATGATCAAGATGACAATCGCGGGGCGGCCTACCGAAACGCCATTGCCGGAGCTATGCGCTCTGACCCTGATGTAATCATGATTGGAGAAATCCGTTACCCGGAAGCAGCATCTGCCGCCCTTGATGCCGCTCAGACCGGGCATGGTGTCTGGACAACAGTCCATGCCAACTCCGCCTTCGGGATTATCCAGCGAATGGTTTCCCTGCTGCGTGCGGCCCAATATCCTGATCCGCTTGAATATCTATGCGACCATACTGTTTTGTCCGGCCTGCACCATCAGCGGCTTGTTCCGGTTCTCTGCCCCAATTGCAAACAACCGATCATGGAAATCACAAAGCTTGATCCGGACAATGACCTGCGCCGCAAACACCTTCCACAAGCAGTGCTGAACCGTTTGATGCGTGCCGTAAATAAAATGGGCGACAAGAACGTCCATATCCGCGGTGAAGGATGTGCAGAGTGTTCCGGCATGGGCATTATCGGCCAGACCGTGGCCTCTGAGATCGTCACCACTGACCATGTGATCCTGCGCAACATCCGCGCTGGAAACATGGAGGCTGCCTACAAACACTGGCGTCATGAGCAGAACGGCCAGACCTTTGTCAGCCACGCCATTGACCTCATCGAGCAGGGAATCATTGATCCCTATCTCACTGAACTGCGCCTTGGTGTTCCCTTGAACTATGCCAAGGCCTTTGATGATTTCCACCTGTCCGCCAAGGATCTGGACGAACTGGCCGGCTCAAAGAAAGTGGAGGCTCCCAATGGTGCATCCTGA
- a CDS encoding TrbI/VirB10 family protein, producing MSDSPNSLTYLPRSGRNNRIIIIILVISMMLVAVMGYSMYNSSQKTKAAKEKKPAVTESDIKQTLSEPEAFGLSLPPKEEEKEEPKIPAQERPLVTVVRPTEPTEAEKQRMKEFAELRTFKLERMKAALAAPLKVQTALPEKKQQIVQASMDDVRSRHPLVVPNMSTDVANQPSDQQDKEEFLNSRAAKDGSWQLPYERVPGKRFELKTGAVINGIMISGINSDLPGQIIGQVSQNIYDTASGQFLLIPQGSRMIGVYDSRVAAGQTRVLVAWNRIIFPDGSSITLGIMPGTDVGGYAGYSGEVDNHYLRIFGSSAIMSVISGGMAYAMDKFNKSSSSNDNPSLQDELGSALSSQLGQSTLSLLQNNMSVKPAISTAPGKRFNMVVTKDIVFARPYKPYKRS from the coding sequence ATGTCAGATTCTCCTAATAGCCTTACATATCTGCCTAGAAGCGGTAGAAACAACAGAATAATTATTATCATCTTGGTCATATCCATGATGCTTGTCGCTGTCATGGGCTACTCTATGTACAACTCCAGCCAAAAGACCAAAGCGGCAAAGGAAAAGAAACCTGCTGTAACCGAATCGGACATTAAACAAACTCTGAGTGAACCAGAGGCATTCGGTCTTTCCCTTCCACCAAAAGAAGAAGAGAAGGAAGAACCGAAAATACCGGCTCAAGAAAGACCTCTGGTCACTGTTGTGCGGCCAACTGAACCAACTGAAGCGGAAAAACAGCGCATGAAAGAGTTTGCGGAACTGCGCACTTTCAAACTGGAAAGAATGAAAGCAGCGCTGGCCGCTCCGCTTAAGGTACAAACTGCACTACCCGAAAAAAAACAACAGATCGTCCAGGCATCTATGGATGATGTGCGCTCACGCCATCCATTGGTAGTGCCGAACATGTCCACAGATGTTGCCAATCAACCAAGCGACCAGCAGGACAAGGAAGAATTTCTCAATTCCCGCGCGGCCAAGGACGGTTCATGGCAACTACCTTATGAGAGGGTTCCCGGTAAAAGATTCGAGCTGAAAACCGGAGCAGTCATCAATGGAATCATGATCTCCGGCATCAACTCAGATCTTCCCGGACAGATAATCGGGCAAGTCAGCCAGAATATCTATGACACTGCCAGCGGACAATTCCTGCTTATCCCGCAAGGTTCACGCATGATCGGGGTTTATGATTCAAGAGTTGCTGCCGGGCAAACCCGTGTCCTTGTCGCATGGAACAGAATTATTTTTCCTGACGGTTCGTCCATCACCCTCGGCATCATGCCCGGTACAGATGTCGGCGGCTATGCTGGTTATTCAGGCGAAGTGGACAACCACTATCTGCGTATCTTCGGGTCTTCAGCAATCATGAGTGTGATCAGTGGCGGCATGGCATACGCTATGGACAAATTCAACAAGAGTTCGTCTTCAAATGACAACCCCAGCCTGCAAGATGAGCTAGGCTCCGCACTTTCAAGCCAGCTCGGTCAGTCTACTCTATCGCTGTTGCAGAACAACATGAGTGTAAAACCTGCCATCAGTACCGCACCGGGTAAGCGATTCAACATGGTAGTGACCAAGGACATCGTTTTCGCACGTCCATACAAGCCATACAAAAGGAGCTGA
- a CDS encoding secretin N-terminal domain-containing protein has protein sequence MKRTLILIITLLLCSCAPIQPSQQENSIKSRAASMRAASSKKTVSIVHAPYLGAIPVELTDNKLPAIFSRRVTLTNRVGTASQIAKWINELVPIHIEVESEPEKGPVSEERKQTKQILMRINYDGSLKNLLNTVCEYFGMGWEYDQQSGKIDIARLQTKSFNLAVAPGNIKYESTITNKSQTSGSSSDSSSMEGVSQTTRTSDSVSQTSQTNRARFEGNVWKDTEKAISAMLSKDGRVVINEAAGMVTVTDTATVLRRVGNYITSLNTKMGRQVALAVKVWALEINRNADVGFDIESVLKAGQSSFSLLGGQPYSTISGAGTLTAAILDGNWKDTSLMLRALKQRGRTTLLTSGSGIVMNNQALPVQVVKRDSYLAGISSTTTENSMQTSELTPGEVSTGFSMTVIPHIMNNRKAILQYNITLSSLDSMDEFTSGDLTIQLPQVSTRSFSQRVKMKCGQTLVLAGFEQESDQQSKGIGISAGGHSQNYGKSLIIITIEMESAGV, from the coding sequence ATGAAACGCACACTCATACTCATCATAACTCTCTTGCTTTGCAGCTGCGCTCCCATCCAGCCGTCACAACAGGAGAACTCTATAAAAAGCCGTGCGGCTTCAATGAGGGCTGCCAGCAGCAAAAAAACTGTTTCCATTGTTCATGCTCCTTATCTTGGAGCTATTCCGGTTGAGCTAACAGACAACAAGTTGCCTGCTATTTTTAGCCGGCGCGTAACTCTTACCAATCGGGTCGGAACAGCCTCCCAGATTGCAAAATGGATCAATGAGCTTGTTCCTATACATATTGAAGTTGAATCTGAACCTGAAAAAGGCCCCGTTTCTGAAGAAAGAAAGCAGACAAAACAAATACTCATGCGCATCAACTATGACGGTTCGCTCAAGAATCTGCTGAATACAGTGTGTGAATATTTCGGTATGGGCTGGGAATATGACCAACAGAGCGGAAAGATTGATATTGCGCGTCTGCAAACCAAATCATTCAACCTTGCCGTTGCTCCGGGCAATATCAAGTACGAATCGACCATCACCAATAAATCCCAGACATCCGGCAGCTCTTCCGACTCCAGCAGCATGGAAGGAGTCAGCCAGACCACCAGAACCTCGGACAGCGTAAGCCAGACATCCCAGACCAACAGAGCCAGATTTGAAGGCAATGTTTGGAAGGACACGGAAAAAGCAATTTCAGCAATGCTCTCCAAAGACGGCAGGGTTGTTATTAACGAAGCTGCCGGGATGGTCACAGTCACCGACACAGCCACAGTTCTGCGCAGAGTCGGAAACTATATAACATCCCTGAACACTAAGATGGGCAGACAAGTTGCTCTGGCCGTCAAAGTCTGGGCCTTGGAGATTAATCGTAACGCTGATGTAGGCTTTGATATTGAATCCGTCCTGAAAGCCGGACAATCAAGCTTTAGTCTTCTCGGAGGCCAGCCCTACAGCACCATTTCCGGAGCCGGGACTCTGACCGCCGCAATTCTGGACGGCAACTGGAAAGACACTAGTCTTATGCTGCGTGCGCTTAAACAGCGCGGGCGCACCACCCTGCTTACTTCCGGTTCGGGGATTGTCATGAACAATCAGGCTCTTCCCGTTCAGGTGGTCAAGCGGGACTCGTATCTCGCCGGAATCAGTTCCACCACTACAGAAAACTCCATGCAAACCTCGGAACTTACCCCAGGTGAAGTTTCCACCGGCTTCAGCATGACGGTGATCCCGCACATCATGAATAACCGTAAGGCTATTCTGCAATACAACATTACCCTTTCTTCCCTTGATTCAATGGATGAGTTCACATCCGGAGATCTGACTATCCAGCTTCCGCAGGTTTCGACCCGCAGTTTCAGCCAGCGAGTCAAAATGAAATGCGGTCAGACACTTGTTCTCGCCGGGTTCGAGCAGGAAAGCGATCAGCAGTCCAAAGGTATCGGTATCAGCGCAGGCGGACATAGCCAAAATTATGGCAAAAGCCTGATCATTATCACCATTGAGATGGAAAGTGCCGGGGTCTAA
- a CDS encoding tail fiber protein, which produces MINRYLRQLFILGLLIFIFNICPLSNAKAGDATSFNPTAVAVKAQNNGIPIGGVIPWPAGDVPEHYLECNGQSTAGYPELAAAVGGNVPDLRGEFVRGWDHGKGTDSGRSIMSSQNAAMQSHSHGVNIPVSVTVPVSLNVSTRVSMTVSTSGGGGGTLWVNDGGGNGGGHNGIQGLVEVNGRAHTPVSVGGGSSGGGSGTGTGYGSASGSGTGTAVVSGSTGSAGSGSETRPRNVSMMYIIRAE; this is translated from the coding sequence ATGATCAATAGATACTTAAGACAGCTCTTTATTTTGGGACTTTTAATTTTCATCTTCAACATCTGCCCGCTTTCCAATGCAAAAGCAGGAGACGCCACCAGCTTTAATCCAACAGCAGTAGCTGTAAAAGCTCAAAACAACGGCATCCCCATAGGCGGAGTTATTCCATGGCCGGCAGGAGATGTTCCTGAGCATTACCTTGAATGCAACGGACAATCCACCGCCGGATATCCTGAGCTTGCGGCTGCTGTTGGTGGGAATGTTCCAGACCTTAGAGGAGAATTTGTTCGAGGCTGGGATCATGGCAAAGGAACTGATTCAGGCAGATCAATCATGTCCAGCCAGAATGCAGCAATGCAATCACATTCGCATGGCGTAAATATTCCAGTTTCTGTGACAGTACCTGTTAGCCTGAACGTTTCTACAAGAGTCTCAATGACCGTTTCCACGAGTGGCGGAGGGGGTGGTACGTTATGGGTCAATGATGGTGGAGGCAATGGTGGTGGGCACAATGGGATTCAAGGGCTTGTTGAGGTGAATGGAAGAGCACACACGCCCGTTTCGGTTGGTGGCGGGAGTAGTGGTGGCGGGTCTGGAACAGGAACTGGTTATGGCTCTGCGTCCGGTTCTGGAACAGGTACTGCCGTTGTGTCCGGATCAACCGGAAGTGCCGGAAGCGGATCGGAAACAAGACCCCGTAACGTATCAATGATGTACATCATCAGGGCTGAATAG
- the pilM gene encoding type IV pilus biogenesis protein PilM encodes MKTLAALFSLLGVLALMTPQMLLHPRSDEAVARAIALNFCLYRNAVNHYVIKHPTTANGILVPKSLLDLPSGWKSLRAWTNRPDGGTLYVWGPVNENEAGTIMDMFNDSYAVGIKRNGSLVTDHGIGIALPDYIPSGSIVSVITP; translated from the coding sequence ATGAAGACTCTCGCCGCCCTCTTCTCACTGCTTGGCGTGTTGGCATTAATGACACCGCAAATGCTGCTTCATCCTCGATCTGATGAAGCAGTTGCGAGGGCGATTGCCCTTAATTTCTGCCTCTACCGCAATGCCGTAAACCACTACGTCATTAAGCACCCCACGACTGCAAATGGAATTCTCGTTCCTAAGTCACTCCTTGACCTGCCGTCCGGTTGGAAGTCCCTGCGTGCATGGACCAACCGACCGGATGGCGGGACTTTATACGTCTGGGGACCGGTCAATGAAAATGAAGCAGGTACAATCATGGATATGTTCAATGATTCATACGCCGTAGGAATTAAACGAAATGGCTCACTAGTCACTGACCATGGAATAGGCATAGCCCTGCCTGATTACATTCCTAGCGGCAGCATCGTCAGCGTAATTACTCCGTAG
- the pilO2 gene encoding type 4b pilus protein PilO2, whose amino-acid sequence MRTIKIHKKVYAIGFWWQLLEGKGKKQLFEKARTVAEDFNDSKYNCLVPRKQQYGLGSCEEGKIKRLPSLACALVERSTATWIGMFCLAEDIWWVCAVSKKTIVAEGDQYFSSRIEAEAHFKSLKSMSSWENEIICETVDDSMSHFEGLLKASERVHPLYPEHSNLKYLVAAAIAVTACVGWYLWSSHQQELLEAEQRRIAYEARQKQLRQQETAKNDPEQIFAMGWKEKPLPSDFAHEFQRAVDNSEPYTLGWKLNSIIRDENGIYMSWLHQEGAGFTNRPTVESINSTLGAKPELADLTINYPEAGKRPQQSLTPKDVATAQLYELTRNLGARLNLTWQSPETQKLNNKILKKAVTVTAPWVKGEWKLSALPVGVMIEDTLFKAMDSIPCLVVSKIDFTNNQCSLEGQIYASY is encoded by the coding sequence ATGCGCACTATCAAAATACATAAGAAAGTATACGCCATAGGGTTCTGGTGGCAGCTCCTTGAAGGGAAAGGCAAAAAACAGCTTTTTGAAAAGGCCAGGACTGTTGCCGAAGACTTTAACGACAGCAAGTACAACTGCCTTGTTCCCCGCAAACAACAATACGGCCTTGGCTCCTGCGAAGAAGGGAAAATTAAACGACTCCCCTCTCTGGCCTGTGCTCTGGTGGAAAGATCAACTGCAACATGGATCGGGATGTTCTGCCTTGCTGAAGATATTTGGTGGGTCTGTGCGGTCAGCAAAAAAACCATTGTTGCAGAAGGTGACCAGTACTTCAGCTCCCGGATTGAAGCAGAAGCCCACTTTAAAAGCCTGAAGTCAATGTCCAGCTGGGAGAATGAAATCATCTGCGAAACAGTGGATGATTCCATGTCCCATTTTGAAGGGCTGCTCAAAGCTTCAGAACGGGTCCATCCTCTCTACCCTGAACACTCCAACCTTAAATATCTGGTTGCAGCAGCTATCGCTGTTACCGCCTGTGTGGGTTGGTACTTATGGAGTTCCCACCAACAAGAACTGTTGGAAGCGGAACAGCGCAGGATCGCCTACGAAGCCCGCCAGAAACAACTCCGTCAGCAGGAAACCGCCAAGAACGATCCGGAACAGATCTTTGCAATGGGCTGGAAGGAAAAACCATTACCTTCAGACTTTGCCCATGAGTTCCAGCGTGCGGTCGATAATTCCGAGCCGTACACCCTTGGCTGGAAGCTTAATTCCATTATCCGTGATGAGAACGGGATCTACATGTCCTGGCTGCATCAGGAAGGAGCGGGTTTCACCAACCGCCCGACCGTTGAAAGTATCAACTCCACTCTGGGCGCAAAGCCAGAACTGGCAGACCTGACCATCAACTACCCCGAGGCCGGCAAACGGCCGCAACAAAGTCTTACCCCTAAAGACGTTGCAACAGCCCAGCTTTACGAACTGACCCGCAACCTTGGAGCCAGACTAAACCTCACATGGCAGTCTCCTGAGACCCAAAAGCTGAATAACAAGATTCTCAAAAAAGCCGTTACCGTCACCGCTCCTTGGGTCAAAGGTGAGTGGAAACTTTCCGCTCTCCCGGTAGGGGTAATGATTGAAGACACTCTCTTCAAAGCAATGGACTCCATTCCCTGCCTGGTCGTTTCAAAGATCGACTTCACCAACAACCAATGCTCATTGGAGGGCCAGATTTATGCGAGTTACTAG
- a CDS encoding type 4 pilus major pilin produces MTLLETVGALLIAAIVLGGSAFMLKKGIESDKVTSAQQNLSTFRLDIKNLYKGEPDFAGLTTSIAVTNKVVPDGMLKSSGDVRNVWNGDVAVAAGTDPTTFTITHNNVPEYACVKMATFQAESWEAITVNGVEITQGSGMVAAISEQLAESNTIVFTSN; encoded by the coding sequence ATGACTTTACTCGAAACAGTTGGCGCACTGCTTATTGCCGCAATCGTACTCGGCGGTTCCGCCTTCATGCTTAAAAAAGGAATTGAAAGCGACAAAGTCACAAGCGCACAGCAGAACCTTTCCACCTTCAGGCTCGACATAAAGAACCTTTACAAGGGCGAACCTGATTTCGCAGGTCTGACCACAAGTATAGCCGTAACCAACAAAGTAGTCCCCGACGGCATGCTCAAAAGCAGCGGTGATGTTCGTAACGTATGGAACGGTGATGTTGCCGTTGCCGCCGGCACAGACCCGACCACCTTCACCATCACCCACAATAATGTTCCTGAATACGCCTGCGTAAAAATGGCCACATTTCAGGCTGAATCATGGGAAGCAATCACCGTAAACGGCGTTGAAATTACTCAGGGAAGCGGAATGGTTGCCGCAATTTCCGAACAACTCGCAGAAAGCAACACCATCGTCTTCACTTCCAACTAG
- a CDS encoding ATPase, T2SS/T4P/T4SS family, with product MGLKSASFTDLILHESGEAFMKGCDSCGQKLVPCAEDIKKEIEILHKEVLRVHEESGRHTFRVIHEEIGYRVALYEGVDWGSGKVFFLRRIQEQVENFNKIGMPEPLAKWLLSEKQSKGLVLFTGAQASGKTFSASSLVATRLSTLGGHGVSFENPAEMPLDGKHGDFGFCFQAEIEREEDLAEGIERSHRFASPNIIYIGEIRSKYAASEALRVCLGSDKQIVIATMHGFDLVTALERLVTMAREIDGEIASQNLAQGLLAVVHQQLEQDEDGKKVLKVPQFLLAPFTEKYLGLRAKIKNNEMSGLQEEMREQENSIQFMGIDSI from the coding sequence ATGGGACTCAAAAGTGCATCATTCACTGATTTAATTCTTCATGAAAGCGGGGAGGCTTTCATGAAAGGTTGCGATTCCTGCGGCCAGAAACTTGTTCCCTGCGCGGAGGACATCAAAAAAGAAATTGAAATTCTGCATAAGGAAGTCCTCAGAGTTCATGAAGAAAGTGGACGACACACTTTCCGGGTCATTCATGAAGAAATCGGCTACCGAGTCGCCCTTTACGAAGGAGTAGACTGGGGAAGTGGTAAAGTTTTCTTCCTGCGCCGCATTCAAGAGCAGGTCGAGAACTTCAACAAAATCGGCATGCCGGAACCGCTTGCAAAATGGCTTCTCTCTGAAAAGCAGAGCAAGGGACTGGTGCTTTTCACCGGTGCGCAGGCCTCCGGCAAAACCTTCAGTGCTTCTTCTCTGGTGGCGACCCGCCTTTCAACCCTTGGCGGCCACGGGGTCAGTTTTGAAAACCCTGCTGAAATGCCCCTTGACGGTAAACATGGTGATTTCGGTTTCTGCTTTCAAGCTGAGATTGAGCGCGAGGAAGATTTGGCGGAAGGGATTGAACGGTCGCACCGTTTCGCCTCCCCAAATATCATCTATATAGGGGAAATCCGCAGCAAATACGCTGCAAGCGAAGCCCTGCGAGTCTGCCTTGGTTCAGACAAACAGATTGTCATCGCCACCATGCACGGCTTCGACCTTGTGACCGCCCTTGAACGGCTGGTGACCATGGCCCGTGAAATCGACGGAGAGATCGCCAGCCAGAACCTTGCCCAGGGCCTGCTTGCTGTAGTGCATCAGCAACTTGAACAAGACGAAGACGGCAAAAAAGTTCTGAAAGTGCCTCAATTTCTTCTGGCCCCTTTCACGGAGAAATATCTCGGCCTACGCGCCAAGATCAAAAACAATGAAATGTCCGGTCTTCAGGAAGAAATGCGAGAGCAGGAAAATTCTATCCAATTCATGGGGATTGATTCCATATGA
- a CDS encoding type II secretion system F family protein, whose amino-acid sequence MVHPDLTYLTAKLFFGESVRIRFYRKLAALTRHGVSVVDSVSELRERYAKQRSPLARVLSEVSARLESGNKIYEAMHGFIPAEEVMLINSGVNSGKLYQALELAVHLIQARMKIISSMRKALAYPALLICALITLLLVLSRYAMPKFAQLSNPEQWAGGAKILYRVSNFIDSTAGTSLLIGIILAFLLCLATIKVWTGKIRVHFDSAPPWSFYRLIIGSLWLFTLSTLMKSGIQLSQAINEMLSTPGTSPWLKERLMAVKAQLNLGKGLGQALDDSGYQFPTAEIIEDLRIYSRLPNFDSQLHLIAEEMLEEGIEKIKAQAKFINIFCIISIVAVVSNIVLAISSIQQQLGQPMAY is encoded by the coding sequence ATGGTGCATCCTGATCTGACCTACCTTACGGCCAAACTTTTCTTCGGTGAATCTGTACGCATCCGCTTTTACAGAAAACTGGCTGCCCTAACACGGCATGGCGTAAGCGTGGTTGATAGCGTTTCAGAGCTGAGAGAAAGATACGCCAAACAACGAAGCCCCCTTGCACGAGTGCTATCCGAAGTTTCCGCCCGTCTGGAATCCGGAAACAAGATTTATGAAGCCATGCACGGATTCATTCCCGCAGAGGAAGTCATGCTCATCAACAGCGGAGTGAACTCAGGAAAACTGTATCAAGCACTTGAACTCGCTGTTCACTTGATTCAGGCCCGGATGAAAATCATCAGCTCCATGCGCAAGGCCTTGGCATATCCGGCTCTTTTGATCTGCGCCCTCATTACCCTGCTGCTGGTTCTCTCCAGATATGCCATGCCCAAATTCGCCCAGCTTTCAAATCCTGAACAATGGGCAGGAGGAGCAAAAATTCTCTACAGGGTATCGAACTTTATTGATTCTACTGCAGGAACCTCACTTCTTATCGGAATCATACTGGCTTTCCTGCTTTGTCTTGCGACGATCAAAGTCTGGACCGGAAAGATCCGCGTACACTTTGACTCTGCCCCCCCCTGGTCTTTCTACCGACTGATCATCGGCAGCCTCTGGCTCTTCACCCTTTCAACTCTCATGAAATCAGGGATTCAGCTTTCACAGGCTATCAATGAAATGCTGTCTACTCCGGGAACCAGCCCATGGCTCAAGGAACGACTTATGGCTGTAAAGGCCCAGCTAAATCTCGGTAAAGGGCTGGGGCAGGCGCTTGACGATTCAGGTTACCAGTTCCCTACCGCAGAAATCATTGAGGACCTGCGCATTTATTCACGGCTCCCAAACTTTGACAGCCAGCTGCACCTCATTGCTGAAGAAATGCTGGAAGAAGGAATCGAGAAAATCAAAGCGCAAGCCAAATTCATAAACATTTTCTGCATCATCAGCATTGTCGCGGTGGTGTCCAATATCGTTCTGGCAATTTCCTCAATTCAACAACAGCTCGGCCAACCCATGGCCTACTAG